A DNA window from Actinomycetes bacterium contains the following coding sequences:
- a CDS encoding glycosyl hydrolase family 18 protein: protein MHPRRLRAGLLCGVLAASLLALGLLAGGPPASADTLPRRIVNGWLPYWSMPNALTSVTQNADLWAEGSPLWYQVTGATAIAPHAGAGDPTVVDALRSRGIKVVPTVAESLNAASMAALLRDPAQRAAHVQTLVGLVTANGDDGIDLDYESMNFGGTSTDKAAVRSGFVTLVGELATALHAQGRMLSVSVGPRTSAVDPNWSVHDYAGLAPFVDRFRVMAYNYHWGGGSPGAIAPVWWVDKILTYTATAVPASKIELGAPLYGYDWPADPTQPDGYGTATGRTYAQAEALRIQYSATRQWSSVDAMGRPTAAPWFTYTTPAGVQHVVWYNDADATRSKMTFIEKYRLRGLVFWSAGYEDARQWSALREYAIQKSTTLAVRAPASVTYGTRITVSGRLATTSGAAIPGQRVVLQRRAAGSTTWRSIATGTTSSTGTVAFGSTPGTNGAYRLVAPASWSYLSSTSPAVTTLVRWRVSAAFADATVSRGTTVRLRGSVAPLRAGTAVRRQRYANGSWVTVASTTLRSDGTYAFSFAWSTAGTYVYRVVVPGTALNATGYGQTLKLYVS from the coding sequence ATGCACCCACGTCGCCTCCGCGCCGGCCTGCTCTGCGGCGTCCTGGCCGCATCGCTCCTGGCCCTGGGACTCCTCGCGGGCGGCCCCCCCGCGTCCGCCGACACGCTGCCGCGCCGGATCGTCAACGGCTGGCTGCCGTACTGGTCGATGCCCAACGCCCTCACCTCCGTGACCCAGAACGCCGACCTGTGGGCCGAGGGCTCGCCGTTGTGGTACCAGGTGACGGGGGCGACCGCGATCGCCCCGCACGCCGGCGCCGGTGACCCCACGGTCGTGGACGCACTGCGCAGCCGCGGCATCAAGGTCGTCCCGACCGTCGCGGAGTCGCTGAACGCCGCCAGCATGGCGGCACTGCTCCGCGATCCCGCCCAGCGCGCCGCGCACGTGCAGACCCTCGTCGGCCTGGTCACCGCGAACGGCGACGACGGCATCGACCTCGACTACGAGTCGATGAACTTCGGGGGCACCTCGACCGACAAGGCCGCGGTGCGCAGCGGCTTCGTGACGCTCGTCGGCGAGCTCGCGACGGCGCTGCACGCGCAGGGCAGGATGCTGTCGGTGTCGGTCGGGCCGCGCACGAGCGCCGTCGACCCGAACTGGTCAGTCCACGACTACGCCGGTCTTGCGCCTTTCGTCGACCGGTTCCGGGTCATGGCCTACAACTACCACTGGGGCGGCGGGTCGCCCGGCGCCATCGCCCCCGTGTGGTGGGTGGACAAGATCCTCACCTACACGGCGACCGCCGTGCCCGCCAGCAAGATCGAGCTGGGTGCGCCGCTGTACGGCTACGACTGGCCGGCCGATCCGACGCAGCCTGACGGGTACGGCACCGCCACGGGCAGAACGTACGCGCAGGCGGAGGCGCTGCGCATCCAGTACAGCGCCACCCGCCAGTGGTCCAGCGTTGACGCGATGGGACGCCCGACGGCGGCGCCCTGGTTCACCTACACCACGCCCGCCGGCGTGCAGCATGTCGTCTGGTACAACGACGCGGACGCCACCAGGTCGAAGATGACCTTCATCGAGAAGTATCGCCTTCGGGGCCTGGTCTTCTGGTCCGCGGGCTACGAGGACGCCCGGCAGTGGAGCGCCCTGCGCGAGTACGCCATCCAGAAGAGCACCACCCTAGCGGTGCGGGCCCCGGCCAGCGTCACCTACGGCACCAGGATCACCGTGTCGGGCAGGCTCGCCACGACGTCGGGCGCGGCAATCCCCGGCCAGCGGGTCGTGCTGCAGCGGCGGGCCGCCGGGTCCACCACGTGGCGGAGCATCGCGACCGGCACCACGTCCTCGACCGGCACGGTGGCCTTCGGCTCCACGCCCGGGACCAACGGCGCCTACCGGCTCGTCGCGCCGGCGTCGTGGTCCTACCTGTCCTCCACGAGCCCGGCGGTCACCACGCTGGTGCGGTGGCGTGTCTCCGCGGCCTTCGCCGACGCCACGGTGAGCCGCGGCACGACCGTGCGCCTGCGTGGCAGCGTCGCGCCGCTCCGGGCGGGCACGGCGGTGCGGCGGCAGCGCTACGCCAACGGCTCCTGGGTCACGGTCGCGTCGACGACGCTGCGCTCCGACGGCACCTACGCGTTCTCGTTTGCCTGGTCCACGGCCGGCACCTACGTCTACCGCGTGGTGGTCCCCGGCACGGCCCTCAACGCCACCGGCTACGGCCAGACACTGAAGCTCTACGTGTCCTGA
- a CDS encoding helix-turn-helix domain-containing protein → MPTIPRRPAAQRERDRFQACRLRAGELFGVGVRQAEIARQLGVSRQAVSTWHARWQAGGAEALRSHGPSGPSPRVSCAQLATLEHALLQGATANVTAARGGRRPWRCVHRSPADPRAVS, encoded by the coding sequence ATGCCAACCATCCCTCGCCGTCCTGCGGCGCAACGAGAACGCGACCGGTTCCAAGCCTGCCGGTTGCGCGCCGGCGAGCTGTTCGGCGTCGGCGTCCGTCAGGCCGAGATCGCCCGCCAGCTCGGCGTCTCCCGCCAGGCGGTGAGCACCTGGCATGCCCGCTGGCAGGCCGGCGGTGCAGAGGCGCTACGCAGCCACGGGCCGAGCGGGCCCTCGCCCAGGGTCTCGTGTGCTCAGCTCGCCACGCTCGAGCACGCCCTGCTGCAGGGCGCCACGGCCAACGTTACTGCGGCGCGCGGAGGTCGTCGCCCTTGGCGGTGCGTGCATAGATCACCCGCCGACCCTCGCGCCGTCTCATGA
- a CDS encoding DUF5937 family protein, with product MRSFWDAALAPWWTRISAMLESEIASRARRLVAVGAQAAFTGLHQTVCWDEGTLYVHPTKKAPADVDLAGRGLLLVPAAFTWPNVWPRTDPPWDPALVYPPSGIADLWAPDERRDDALEALLGRRRAQVLHELDRPASTLELAQRMGVSPGGVSDHLTILRRAGLVMRRREGRRVIYARTAKGDDLRAPQ from the coding sequence ATGCGGAGCTTCTGGGACGCAGCCCTGGCCCCCTGGTGGACCAGGATCTCGGCCATGCTCGAGTCCGAGATCGCCTCGCGCGCACGGCGCCTGGTGGCGGTCGGCGCCCAGGCGGCCTTCACCGGTCTGCACCAGACCGTGTGCTGGGACGAGGGCACCCTGTACGTCCACCCGACGAAGAAGGCACCCGCCGATGTCGACCTCGCTGGTCGAGGCCTCCTTCTCGTCCCTGCGGCCTTCACCTGGCCGAATGTCTGGCCGCGGACCGACCCACCGTGGGACCCGGCACTGGTCTATCCGCCGTCGGGGATCGCTGATCTCTGGGCGCCAGATGAACGGCGCGATGACGCGCTGGAAGCGCTTCTGGGACGGCGCCGCGCGCAGGTTCTACACGAGTTGGACCGGCCTGCCTCCACCCTCGAACTCGCCCAGCGCATGGGGGTGAGCCCAGGCGGTGTGAGCGACCACCTGACCATCCTGCGCCGTGCCGGACTCGTCATGAGACGGCGCGAGGGTCGGCGGGTGATCTATGCACGCACCGCCAAGGGCGACGACCTCCGCGCGCCGCAGTAA
- a CDS encoding sigma-70 family RNA polymerase sigma factor, producing MLDDMLVAALVRRASAGDRQAWDQLVERFAPLVWSICRRLGMARPDAEDAGQQVWLRLIEHLAELRDAAALPGWLVTTTKRECLRVLRVTRQQADLAYMAGADDLDVAMDEALTAVDHALLAAEREAALRKAFGHLRPECRQLLELLVHDPPLRYREISAKLGIAIGSIGPTRGRCLEALRSSPALAALINTEADNAEGGEGDARPMVGR from the coding sequence ATGCTGGACGACATGCTCGTTGCCGCACTCGTCAGGCGTGCCAGTGCCGGCGACCGGCAGGCCTGGGACCAGCTCGTGGAACGCTTCGCGCCGCTGGTGTGGTCGATCTGCCGGCGCCTCGGCATGGCGCGACCTGACGCCGAGGACGCCGGCCAGCAGGTGTGGCTCCGGCTGATCGAGCACTTGGCCGAGCTGCGCGACGCCGCTGCGCTGCCCGGATGGCTGGTTACAACGACCAAGCGGGAGTGCCTGCGGGTACTCCGCGTCACACGGCAGCAGGCCGACCTGGCATACATGGCCGGCGCGGACGACCTCGACGTCGCCATGGACGAAGCGTTGACGGCGGTGGATCACGCGCTGCTTGCAGCCGAGCGGGAGGCCGCGCTGCGGAAGGCGTTCGGGCACCTGCGGCCGGAGTGCAGGCAGCTTCTGGAACTGCTCGTCCACGACCCTCCACTGCGGTACCGGGAGATCAGCGCGAAACTCGGCATCGCCATCGGCAGCATCGGGCCGACCAGGGGCAGATGCCTGGAGGCCCTACGCAGCAGCCCCGCGCTTGCCGCCCTGATCAACACCGAAGCCGACAACGCGGAGGGAGGTGAGGGAGATGCCCGACCAATGGTGGGTCGATGA
- a CDS encoding heme peroxidase family protein, whose product MPTATRVRDHCLAPGRAPEEPLAGGGYRRLFPELEPLDCKDDALHALGRAGGACDAAAVEVGGGPDADGAAGWPVFGQFVAHDITADRSPLTHHAELAEIRNARSPRANLEAVYGDGPAGMPFLYARDDPAKLLLGRNDAGRPADLPRNAQGVALVGDPRNDVHLLMSQLHVAMLGLHNGLVDRLRRDGVAEADLFAEARRAATWHYQWVLLEDFLPRLVGTALAAELLAGGIHNYRPAPGAAWIPLEFADAAYRYGHSQIRERYQVNRDAEPVPLFPDLLGFRPVPAVRVVDWSYLFDLPGRPPAQRAKRIDGRLAASLIRLPHAISGVEGGDDYGSLAVRDLQRGQGVGLPSGEAVARRLGVEPLSPEEVGLGPAGWKLETPLWFYLLKEAEHRGRGERLGPVGGRIVGEVLVGIVDADGESYRAVDPSWRPTLPAAHPGRFGLADLLAVSAEVADAAD is encoded by the coding sequence ATGCCGACGGCGACCAGGGTCCGGGACCACTGCCTGGCTCCCGGACGCGCGCCGGAGGAGCCGCTGGCCGGCGGCGGCTACCGGCGGCTGTTCCCGGAGCTGGAGCCGCTGGACTGCAAGGACGACGCCCTGCACGCTCTCGGCCGGGCCGGCGGCGCCTGCGACGCCGCCGCGGTCGAGGTGGGAGGTGGGCCCGACGCCGATGGGGCGGCCGGCTGGCCGGTGTTCGGGCAGTTCGTGGCCCACGACATCACCGCCGACCGCTCGCCCCTGACCCACCACGCCGAGCTGGCCGAGATCCGCAACGCCCGCAGCCCCAGGGCAAATCTGGAAGCCGTCTACGGCGACGGGCCGGCCGGCATGCCGTTCCTGTACGCCCGCGACGACCCGGCCAAGCTCCTGCTCGGCCGCAACGACGCCGGCCGACCCGCCGACCTGCCCCGCAACGCCCAGGGCGTCGCCCTGGTCGGCGACCCCCGCAACGACGTCCACCTGCTGATGAGCCAGCTGCACGTGGCCATGCTCGGCCTCCACAACGGCCTGGTGGACCGGCTGCGCCGCGACGGGGTGGCCGAGGCCGACCTGTTCGCCGAGGCCCGCCGGGCCGCTACCTGGCACTACCAGTGGGTCCTGCTCGAGGACTTCCTGCCGCGGCTGGTCGGGACGGCGCTGGCCGCCGAGCTGCTGGCGGGCGGGATCCACAACTACCGGCCAGCGCCGGGAGCGGCCTGGATCCCGCTGGAGTTCGCCGACGCCGCCTATCGCTACGGGCACAGCCAGATCCGCGAGCGCTACCAGGTCAACCGCGACGCCGAGCCGGTGCCGCTCTTCCCCGACCTGCTCGGCTTCCGCCCGGTGCCGGCCGTCCGGGTGGTCGACTGGTCGTACCTGTTCGACCTGCCGGGACGGCCGCCGGCCCAGCGGGCCAAGCGGATCGACGGCCGGCTCGCCGCCAGCCTCATCCGGCTGCCACACGCCATCTCCGGGGTCGAAGGCGGCGACGACTACGGCTCACTGGCCGTCCGCGACCTCCAGCGCGGCCAGGGGGTCGGGCTGCCGTCGGGCGAGGCGGTCGCCCGCCGCCTCGGGGTCGAGCCGCTGAGCCCCGAGGAGGTCGGCCTCGGCCCGGCCGGCTGGAAGCTGGAGACGCCGCTCTGGTTCTACCTGCTCAAAGAGGCCGAGCACCGCGGCCGTGGGGAGCGGCTCGGCCCGGTCGGCGGCCGGATCGTCGGCGAGGTGCTGGTCGGCATCGTCGACGCCGATGGCGAGTCCTACCGGGCCGTCGACCCGAGCTGGCGCCCGACCCTGCCCGCCGCCCACCCTGGCCGGTTCGGCCTGGCCGACCTGCTCGCCGTCAGCGCCGAGGTGGCCGATGCGGCCGATTGA
- a CDS encoding helix-turn-helix transcriptional regulator, with translation MRRKPGTLLLLEVDILDAGLALRRDGTPSFHGFQLAKAIADRGDARTALTAHGTLYKALARMEDAGLLTSTWEDPNLAATASRPRRRLYEVTGAGAQAFAAHQAQHPTTPRPRPAAGPA, from the coding sequence ATGCGGCGCAAACCAGGAACCCTCCTCCTGCTCGAAGTCGACATCCTCGACGCCGGCCTCGCGCTGCGCCGCGACGGCACCCCCAGCTTCCACGGATTCCAGCTCGCCAAGGCCATCGCCGACCGTGGTGACGCCCGCACCGCCCTGACCGCCCACGGCACCCTCTACAAGGCACTGGCGCGCATGGAAGACGCCGGCCTGCTCACCAGCACCTGGGAAGATCCCAACCTCGCCGCCACCGCCAGCCGGCCCAGACGGCGGCTGTACGAGGTCACCGGCGCCGGTGCGCAGGCATTCGCCGCCCACCAGGCACAGCACCCCACCACGCCTCGACCACGACCAGCAGCCGGGCCGGCATGA
- a CDS encoding ABC-2 family transporter protein, with protein MSTAAGGHMAGPYAAAFAAAAGRVLRRPGELAVRLLFYAVILVVFAALWSAAAAATGGLVAGYSAAALLWYVTVAEAAVVATKPRLIEDIGVDIGTGAVATEMLRPVSVLWLRLASELGEAAVRLAMALAIGTAFTWAVGGAPPARAGALLALPSAVLAVAANLAAQHAFAGAAFWLSDAKATWFLYQKLVFLLGGMLLPLQLFPAWLERVAWVLPFWTMAYAPARLTAGSPPQPWLLAAQAAWLVVLAGAAAVVFAAGERHLEVAGG; from the coding sequence GTGAGCACAGCCGCCGGCGGGCACATGGCCGGTCCCTACGCCGCAGCCTTCGCCGCGGCGGCGGGGCGCGTGCTGCGCCGGCCGGGTGAGCTCGCCGTCCGCCTGCTGTTCTACGCGGTGATCCTCGTGGTGTTCGCCGCCCTGTGGTCGGCTGCCGCGGCGGCGACCGGCGGGCTCGTCGCCGGCTACTCCGCCGCCGCGCTGCTGTGGTATGTGACCGTGGCGGAGGCGGCGGTCGTGGCGACCAAGCCCCGGCTGATCGAGGACATCGGCGTCGACATCGGCACCGGCGCGGTCGCCACCGAGATGCTCCGGCCCGTGTCCGTACTGTGGCTGCGGCTGGCGAGCGAGCTCGGCGAGGCCGCGGTCCGGCTGGCCATGGCGCTGGCCATCGGCACGGCGTTCACGTGGGCGGTCGGCGGTGCGCCGCCAGCGCGCGCCGGTGCGCTGCTCGCGCTGCCGTCCGCTGTGCTCGCGGTCGCGGCGAACCTCGCCGCCCAGCACGCGTTCGCCGGCGCCGCGTTCTGGCTGTCCGACGCGAAGGCGACCTGGTTCCTGTACCAGAAGCTCGTCTTCCTGCTGGGCGGGATGCTGCTGCCGCTGCAGCTCTTCCCGGCCTGGCTGGAGCGCGTGGCGTGGGTCCTGCCGTTTTGGACCATGGCGTACGCCCCGGCCCGGTTGACGGCAGGCTCGCCGCCGCAGCCGTGGCTGCTGGCCGCCCAGGCGGCGTGGCTGGTGGTGCTGGCAGGCGCCGCGGCCGTGGTGTTCGCGGCGGGCGAGCGCCACTTGGAGGTGGCGGGCGGGTGA
- a CDS encoding SDR family oxidoreductase produces MSRPLDGRVALVAGATRGAGRGSAVALGEAGATVYCTGRTTRGRRSEYDRPETIEETAELVTAAGGFGIAVAVDHLEAGEVEALVQRIDAESGRLDVLVNNIWGGELLFEWDTPVWEHDLEKGLRILRLAIDTHLITSHFALPLLIRKPGGLVVEMTDGTREYNAERYRVSAFYDLAKTAVIRLAFAQGEELAPHGCTAVALTPGWMRSEMMLDNYGVTEANWRDGAATNPHFAAISESPRFVGRAVAALAADPDIRRRSGGSFSSGGLAREYGFTDLDGSQPDCWRYLVEVQDAGRPADPTGYR; encoded by the coding sequence ATGTCCAGACCGCTCGACGGCAGGGTTGCCCTCGTGGCGGGGGCGACGCGCGGTGCCGGGCGTGGCTCGGCCGTGGCGCTCGGGGAGGCGGGGGCGACCGTGTATTGCACCGGCCGCACCACCCGGGGGCGACGTTCGGAGTACGACCGCCCGGAGACGATCGAGGAGACTGCCGAACTTGTCACCGCCGCTGGCGGCTTTGGAATCGCGGTCGCGGTTGACCATCTCGAGGCGGGCGAGGTCGAGGCGCTTGTGCAGCGGATCGACGCCGAGAGCGGGCGGCTCGACGTGCTGGTCAACAACATCTGGGGCGGCGAGCTGTTGTTCGAGTGGGACACGCCAGTGTGGGAGCACGACCTCGAGAAGGGGCTGCGGATACTGCGCCTGGCGATCGACACGCACCTGATCACCAGCCATTTCGCGCTTCCGCTGTTGATCCGGAAGCCGGGCGGGCTGGTCGTGGAGATGACCGACGGCACCCGCGAGTACAACGCCGAGCGCTACCGGGTCTCGGCGTTCTACGACCTGGCCAAGACCGCGGTCATCCGGCTCGCCTTCGCCCAGGGCGAGGAGCTCGCCCCGCACGGGTGCACCGCCGTTGCGTTGACGCCGGGTTGGATGCGCTCGGAGATGATGCTCGACAACTACGGGGTCACCGAGGCGAACTGGCGCGACGGGGCAGCCACGAATCCGCACTTCGCCGCGATCTCCGAGAGCCCGCGGTTCGTGGGTCGCGCGGTCGCCGCGCTCGCCGCCGACCCGGACATCCGTCGCCGCAGCGGCGGCTCGTTCTCTTCAGGCGGGTTGGCACGCGAGTACGGCTTCACCGATCTGGATGGCTCCCAGCCCGACTGCTGGCGCTATCTCGTCGAGGTCCAGGACGCGGGTCGGCCGGCCGACCCAACCGGCTATCGCTGA
- a CDS encoding ABC-2 family transporter protein, whose translation MRTLLGTMRTAVVEAWSNRRSFWVQASAMILNDAAWVAFWGLFFHKIGQVRGWRSDQVMLMFAILATVTGISMGLLSNARKLGQLVADGQLDAVLTLPVDPLAYLLVRRVDTALLGDLAFGPVLFAVAAHPTPQRTVLYVLGALTGSAVFVSFVVMLGSVTMVAGGRGEQADLGFQALLILASYPLDVFGGLTKLMMFTVIPAAFLTGVPVHLVDHFRWATLAAMLGVAVGSMLLAGVVFRAGLRRYRSGALWTRA comes from the coding sequence ATGCGGACACTGCTGGGGACGATGCGGACCGCCGTCGTGGAGGCGTGGAGCAACCGCCGCTCGTTCTGGGTGCAGGCGTCGGCGATGATCCTCAATGACGCGGCCTGGGTGGCGTTCTGGGGGCTGTTCTTCCACAAGATCGGCCAGGTCCGCGGCTGGCGCAGCGACCAGGTCATGCTGATGTTCGCCATCCTCGCCACGGTCACGGGCATCTCGATGGGCCTGCTGTCCAACGCGCGGAAGCTGGGGCAGCTGGTGGCCGACGGCCAGCTCGACGCGGTGCTCACCCTCCCGGTCGACCCGCTCGCCTACCTGCTGGTCCGCCGCGTGGACACCGCGCTGCTCGGCGACCTGGCCTTCGGGCCGGTGCTGTTCGCCGTCGCCGCGCACCCGACGCCGCAGCGGACGGTACTGTACGTGCTCGGCGCGCTCACCGGCTCGGCGGTGTTCGTGTCGTTCGTCGTCATGCTCGGGTCGGTGACCATGGTGGCCGGGGGTCGCGGCGAGCAGGCGGACCTGGGCTTCCAGGCGCTGCTCATCCTGGCGTCCTACCCGCTGGACGTGTTCGGCGGCCTGACGAAGCTGATGATGTTCACGGTGATCCCCGCCGCCTTCCTCACCGGGGTTCCCGTCCACCTGGTGGACCACTTCCGCTGGGCGACCCTGGCCGCCATGCTCGGCGTCGCCGTCGGGTCGATGCTGCTGGCTGGCGTCGTGTTCCGGGCCGGTCTGCGGCGCTACCGGTCGGGCGCGCTGTGGACCCGAGCCTGA
- a CDS encoding DUF6247 family protein has translation MTVPADQAGRPVARPEHTPAAIRAELPADLRAKFDAEYQAALDGAKSTYRLDRLNETIEGWWLTVWARRSPRHEQAIETGRRLLRGEPVATYPYEPEPRGR, from the coding sequence ATGACCGTCCCAGCTGATCAGGCCGGCCGCCCCGTCGCGCGGCCGGAGCACACTCCGGCCGCGATCCGCGCCGAGCTGCCAGCCGACCTGCGCGCCAAGTTCGACGCCGAGTACCAGGCCGCCCTGGATGGTGCGAAGAGCACCTACCGGCTCGACCGGCTGAACGAGACGATCGAGGGCTGGTGGCTGACCGTCTGGGCCCGCCGGAGCCCCCGTCACGAGCAGGCCATAGAGACCGGCCGACGGCTCCTGCGCGGTGAGCCGGTCGCGACCTATCCCTACGAGCCCGAGCCGCGCGGCCGCTAG
- a CDS encoding DUF167 domain-containing protein, which yields MALPLPRCGGAQGLLARWPGSEEKSGENRQVTPDSPSGQAVRAHPEGAALVVRVVPGAARSCLAGLGGGALRVRVAAPAVAGKANAALLWFLAGRLGLRPRALRLAAGERGREKLVVIRGRTPDEVWAALGLEGPTG from the coding sequence GTGGCGCTTCCACTGCCCCGCTGCGGAGGCGCCCAGGGGCTCCTCGCCCGCTGGCCCGGGTCGGAGGAGAAGTCGGGAGAGAACAGGCAGGTGACCCCAGACAGCCCGAGCGGCCAGGCCGTGCGGGCACACCCGGAGGGCGCGGCGCTGGTCGTGCGGGTCGTGCCCGGGGCGGCCCGTAGCTGCCTGGCCGGGCTTGGCGGCGGCGCGCTGCGGGTCCGGGTCGCCGCGCCGGCGGTGGCGGGGAAGGCGAACGCGGCGCTGCTGTGGTTCCTGGCTGGCCGGCTCGGCCTGCGCCCGCGGGCATTGCGCCTGGCGGCGGGGGAGCGCGGCCGCGAGAAGCTGGTGGTGATCCGCGGGCGCACCCCCGATGAGGTCTGGGCCGCGCTCGGCCTGGAAGGGCCCACCGGGTAG
- a CDS encoding ATP-binding cassette domain-containing protein, whose product MEVDGLGKVFRGGGPRRRPVEAVRGITFAVEPGERLAYIGPNGAGKSTSIKMLTGILHPTRGSARVLGLTPWTQRRELARKIGVLFGQRAQLWFELPPRQSFALLGRIYGLDRRTTAARVEELGALLDSGDLFDVPVRSLSLGQRMRCELVAAVLHAPQVLFLDEPTIGMDLVAKQRFRELVVRLNREQQTTIFLTSHDVPDVEQVARRVIVVNGGTIIYDDRVAAMRRSVLSTKLIEVRFEEPPAGGSLDFDGLRVLRESGTEYKLVVDTRRRSIRDVLDTLLDTERVADISVVDPPLEDVIARIYGAQP is encoded by the coding sequence GTGGAAGTGGACGGCCTGGGAAAGGTCTTCAGGGGTGGCGGCCCGCGGCGGCGGCCGGTGGAGGCCGTCCGCGGCATCACGTTCGCGGTGGAGCCAGGCGAGCGGCTGGCGTACATCGGGCCGAACGGGGCAGGCAAGTCGACGTCGATCAAGATGCTCACCGGCATCCTGCACCCGACGAGGGGATCGGCCCGCGTCCTCGGCCTGACGCCGTGGACGCAGCGCCGCGAGCTTGCCCGCAAGATCGGCGTGCTGTTCGGCCAGCGCGCTCAGCTCTGGTTCGAGCTGCCGCCGCGGCAGTCGTTCGCGCTGCTCGGAAGGATCTACGGCCTCGACCGGCGGACGACCGCGGCCCGTGTCGAGGAGCTCGGCGCGCTGCTGGACTCCGGGGACCTGTTCGACGTGCCGGTCCGCAGCCTCTCGTTGGGTCAGCGCATGCGCTGCGAACTTGTGGCCGCCGTGCTGCACGCGCCGCAGGTGCTGTTCCTCGACGAGCCGACCATCGGCATGGACCTGGTCGCGAAGCAGCGGTTCCGCGAGCTGGTGGTGCGGCTGAACCGCGAGCAGCAGACGACGATCTTTCTCACCTCGCACGACGTCCCCGACGTCGAGCAGGTTGCCAGGAGGGTCATCGTGGTCAACGGCGGCACGATCATCTACGACGACCGCGTCGCTGCAATGCGCCGGTCGGTGCTGTCGACCAAGCTGATCGAGGTCCGCTTCGAGGAGCCCCCGGCGGGCGGCTCCCTCGACTTCGACGGCCTGCGCGTGCTGCGGGAGTCCGGCACCGAGTACAAGCTGGTCGTCGACACCCGGCGGCGGTCGATCCGCGACGTGCTGGACACCCTGCTCGACACCGAGCGGGTGGCGGACATCTCCGTGGTTGACCCACCGCTCGAGGACGTGATCGCCCGGATCTACGGGGCACAGCCGTGA
- a CDS encoding tetratricopeptide repeat protein encodes MADDGGTHYQQQTPAPAWEQRIADLWAAIDDLDPTDFLARVEALAAELPSGNAIALFELASANDSTGHAEQAAQLYRQALAAGLTGQRRRRAVIQLASTLRNLGQAEDSVVLLAAEREASSDDLDDAVAAFLSLALVDTGREREAAGLALATLARHLPRYNRSLANYAKALSDAPA; translated from the coding sequence ATGGCAGACGACGGCGGCACCCACTACCAGCAGCAGACGCCCGCGCCGGCTTGGGAACAGCGGATCGCGGATCTGTGGGCCGCCATCGACGACCTCGACCCCACCGACTTCCTCGCGAGGGTCGAGGCACTGGCCGCCGAACTTCCGTCGGGCAATGCGATCGCGCTGTTCGAGCTCGCGTCGGCAAATGACTCCACCGGCCATGCGGAACAGGCCGCTCAGCTCTATCGGCAGGCCCTCGCCGCTGGTCTGACCGGCCAGCGGCGCCGTCGTGCCGTGATCCAGTTGGCCAGTACACTCCGCAACCTGGGCCAAGCTGAGGACAGCGTCGTGCTCCTTGCTGCCGAACGGGAAGCCAGTTCCGACGACCTCGATGACGCGGTCGCTGCGTTTCTGTCTCTGGCTCTCGTCGACACTGGGCGGGAGAGGGAAGCGGCGGGACTCGCGCTCGCCACGCTGGCGCGCCACCTGCCGAGGTACAACCGCTCGCTGGCAAACTACGCCAAGGCCCTCTCCGACGCCCCCGCGTAG